Proteins encoded by one window of Actinocorallia herbida:
- a CDS encoding protein kinase family protein: MTQRTGGFVAGRYRMLESIDAGTVWTAHDERVGRHVSLAWLARPRDADPEAWAAAAARAADRIAALRHPGIAAVHALVAEVDGGWTVTDHVTGRTLARTVTEDGVMTLEDAARVGARIADALAVVHAAGLAHGGLTPGRVLLAEQGTVLIGFGGGHTATAVDDLWSLGVLLAFAVSGEPRPTSRTGPLGPLIAALTDPDPARRPPAARIAAALRRYLPPVTASGWAPPAGPSASAVVPVPHVAPAPPPPLTGFVPVPAAPLARPVLRRRLLIGAGALVVVAGGGILASKVLSTAVPIAKGIDTAMIRPRVVMKANGAGVRALAYSPDGSLLAVADENGAIRVWDMPAGILVRTIEDGYAGSLHFGPGAALLSGPAVWDPRTGETLHRFPDVLGSECTTAFSPDGRTIATVDGKGLLVFLDISTGRTSDRVPTGHGGSASAVTYSPDGSVLATCGQDGSASLWDPASGDRLGEPLTGHAGGVTCGAFSPDGRTLATGSADRTVRLWDTATGRSLGDPFVTEWKGVVFDVAFDAEGEKVASVGQEPSVTLWDVHGLLRSTGSPLLGHDGVIMSVAFHPREQIAVAGGLDGSVLLWEL, from the coding sequence GTGACACAGAGGACAGGCGGGTTCGTGGCGGGCCGCTACCGCATGCTCGAATCCATCGACGCCGGGACGGTGTGGACGGCACACGACGAACGGGTCGGCCGGCACGTGTCCCTCGCCTGGCTCGCCCGGCCGCGCGACGCCGACCCCGAGGCATGGGCCGCCGCCGCGGCCAGGGCCGCGGACCGGATCGCGGCCCTCCGCCACCCGGGCATCGCCGCGGTCCACGCGCTCGTCGCCGAGGTGGACGGCGGGTGGACCGTCACCGACCACGTCACCGGTCGCACCCTCGCCAGGACCGTCACCGAAGACGGCGTCATGACCCTCGAGGACGCGGCCCGGGTCGGAGCCCGGATCGCCGACGCGCTCGCCGTCGTGCACGCCGCCGGCCTCGCCCACGGTGGCCTGACACCCGGCCGCGTCCTGCTGGCGGAGCAGGGCACCGTCCTGATCGGCTTCGGCGGTGGCCACACCGCCACGGCCGTCGACGACCTGTGGTCGCTCGGCGTGCTCCTGGCCTTCGCGGTCTCGGGCGAACCCCGCCCCACCTCCCGCACCGGACCGCTCGGCCCGCTCATCGCCGCCCTCACCGACCCGGACCCGGCCCGGCGTCCGCCCGCGGCGCGGATCGCGGCGGCCCTGCGCCGGTACCTGCCCCCGGTGACGGCCTCGGGATGGGCCCCGCCCGCCGGGCCGTCGGCCTCCGCCGTGGTCCCCGTACCCCACGTCGCGCCCGCCCCGCCGCCGCCCCTGACCGGCTTCGTACCTGTTCCGGCCGCGCCGCTCGCCCGCCCGGTGCTCCGGCGGCGGCTGCTGATCGGCGCGGGCGCGCTGGTCGTCGTCGCGGGGGGCGGCATTCTGGCGAGCAAGGTCCTGTCCACGGCGGTGCCGATCGCCAAGGGGATCGACACCGCGATGATCCGGCCCCGCGTCGTGATGAAGGCGAACGGGGCCGGCGTCCGGGCACTCGCCTACTCACCCGACGGCTCCCTCCTGGCGGTCGCCGACGAGAACGGCGCCATCAGGGTCTGGGACATGCCCGCCGGCATCCTGGTCCGCACCATCGAGGACGGGTACGCCGGGAGCCTTCACTTCGGGCCCGGCGCGGCGCTCCTGTCCGGACCCGCGGTCTGGGATCCGCGGACCGGCGAGACCCTGCACCGCTTCCCCGACGTCTTGGGCAGCGAGTGCACGACGGCGTTCAGTCCCGACGGCCGCACCATCGCGACGGTCGACGGCAAGGGCCTCCTGGTGTTCCTCGACATCTCCACCGGCCGGACCTCCGACCGGGTGCCGACCGGTCACGGCGGGTCCGCCTCGGCGGTCACCTACAGCCCCGACGGATCCGTTCTCGCGACCTGCGGCCAGGACGGGTCGGCGTCGCTGTGGGATCCCGCCTCCGGCGACCGGCTCGGTGAACCTCTCACCGGCCACGCGGGGGGCGTCACCTGCGGGGCGTTCAGCCCCGACGGGAGGACGCTGGCCACCGGTAGCGCCGACCGCACCGTACGCCTGTGGGACACGGCCACCGGCAGGTCGCTCGGCGACCCGTTCGTGACGGAGTGGAAGGGCGTGGTCTTCGACGTCGCCTTCGACGCGGAGGGTGAGAAGGTCGCTTCGGTCGGCCAAGAACCGTCGGTCACCCTCTGGGACGTGCACGGACTCCTGCGTTCCACCGGAAGCCCGCTGCTGGGCCACGACGGCGTCATCATGTCCGTCGCCTTCCACCCTCGCGAACAGATCGCGGTCGCGGGGGGACTGGACGGTTCCGTCCTGCTCTGGGAGCTGTGA
- a CDS encoding Coagulation factor 5/8 type domain-containing protein, translating to MWRTSRFFAGFAAFLVCWGSVAEPGRAEAREPAAVLEVAADGPVRGLLDAHTHVEGHENMGGRIICGKPFDPDGIEEALRDCPDHGPNGEYAVIENFFMNGTPTGTHATDGYPTFGYWPAHNSQTHQMVYHEWLERAWRGGLRILVDQLVANRILCDVYPLKLNSCDEMDTVRLEMRRAREMQSYIDDLNGGPGKGWFRLVTSPEQARQVIAQGRLAVVTGMETSEPFGCGKFLGVPKCTKAQIDRGLDEVKALGVSSMFICHKFDNALCGVRFDGGTAGLLVNAGNFLSTGRFWQVEPCTGPPDNTLMSLRSLPPPLGEWLDVPLAVLPNYPAGPHCNKNGLTALGEYTIRGMAKRGMIVEIDHMSAKAAGQTLTLLEKIGYSGVMSSHNWTDRSFLPRLYRLGGMATQIQPRPDSAVAYWRTLKAASDPGHLFGYGVGLDANGFASLPGPRTGSQVAYPFTSPFDPSITFDRLTTGRRTWDYNTEGVANYGLVPDWLEDLRQTAPPEMLTDLANGPEAYLQMWTRARTGR from the coding sequence ATGTGGAGGACATCGCGTTTTTTCGCCGGGTTCGCCGCCTTCCTCGTGTGCTGGGGATCGGTGGCGGAACCCGGGCGCGCCGAGGCCCGGGAACCCGCCGCGGTCCTCGAGGTCGCGGCGGACGGACCCGTACGGGGCCTACTGGACGCGCACACGCACGTCGAAGGCCACGAGAACATGGGCGGCCGGATCATCTGCGGCAAGCCCTTCGATCCCGACGGGATCGAGGAGGCCCTGCGGGACTGCCCCGACCACGGACCGAACGGCGAATACGCCGTCATCGAGAACTTCTTCATGAACGGCACCCCCACCGGCACCCACGCCACCGACGGCTACCCGACCTTCGGCTACTGGCCCGCCCACAACTCCCAAACCCACCAGATGGTCTACCACGAGTGGCTGGAGCGGGCCTGGCGCGGCGGCCTGCGCATCCTCGTGGACCAGCTCGTCGCCAACCGGATCCTGTGCGACGTCTACCCGCTCAAGCTCAACAGCTGCGACGAGATGGACACCGTCCGCCTCGAAATGCGGCGCGCCCGCGAGATGCAGTCCTACATCGACGACCTGAACGGCGGACCCGGCAAGGGCTGGTTCCGGCTCGTCACCTCACCGGAACAGGCCCGCCAGGTCATCGCCCAGGGCAGGCTCGCCGTCGTCACCGGCATGGAGACGTCGGAGCCGTTCGGCTGCGGCAAGTTCCTCGGTGTCCCCAAGTGCACCAAGGCGCAGATCGACCGCGGCCTCGACGAGGTCAAGGCCCTGGGCGTGTCCAGCATGTTCATCTGCCACAAGTTCGACAACGCGCTGTGCGGCGTCCGATTCGACGGCGGCACCGCGGGCCTCCTCGTCAACGCCGGGAACTTCCTCAGCACCGGACGGTTCTGGCAGGTCGAGCCCTGCACCGGCCCCCCGGACAACACCCTCATGTCGCTGCGGTCCCTGCCCCCGCCGCTCGGCGAGTGGCTCGACGTCCCCCTCGCGGTCCTGCCCAACTATCCGGCCGGCCCCCACTGCAACAAGAACGGCCTCACCGCTCTCGGCGAGTACACCATCCGCGGCATGGCGAAACGCGGCATGATCGTCGAGATCGACCATATGAGTGCCAAAGCCGCAGGCCAGACCCTCACCCTCCTGGAGAAGATCGGCTACAGCGGCGTCATGTCCTCCCACAACTGGACGGATCGGTCCTTCCTGCCGCGCCTCTACCGGCTCGGCGGCATGGCCACCCAGATCCAGCCCCGCCCCGACAGCGCCGTCGCCTACTGGCGCACCCTGAAGGCCGCCTCCGATCCCGGACACCTGTTCGGCTACGGCGTCGGCCTGGACGCCAACGGCTTCGCCAGCCTGCCCGGCCCCCGCACCGGCAGCCAGGTCGCCTACCCCTTCACCTCGCCGTTCGACCCGTCCATCACCTTCGACCGGCTCACCACCGGTCGGCGCACCTGGGACTACAACACCGAGGGCGTCGCCAACTACGGCCTCGTCCCGGACTGGCTCGAAGACCTCCGCCAGACCGCCCCGCCCGAGATGCTCACCGACCTCGCCAACGGCCCCGAGGCCTACCTCCAGATGTGGACCCGCGCGCGCACCGGCCGCTGA
- a CDS encoding YrdB family protein: MGRRLFYANEALAFVLEIAALVALGWWGFTRDGGFALRALLGVGAPLAGAVIWGLFAAPRATFKIPAAGVLAVKAVFFLAAALAADAVWNPTTAAVFAVIVVANIAVATTGR, translated from the coding sequence ATGGGTCGCAGGTTGTTCTACGCCAACGAGGCACTGGCCTTCGTGCTGGAGATCGCCGCGCTGGTGGCACTGGGCTGGTGGGGGTTCACCCGCGACGGCGGGTTCGCCCTCCGGGCCCTGCTCGGCGTGGGTGCGCCGCTGGCCGGGGCCGTCATCTGGGGGTTGTTCGCCGCGCCGCGGGCCACCTTCAAGATCCCGGCGGCCGGGGTCCTCGCCGTCAAAGCGGTCTTCTTCCTGGCCGCCGCACTCGCCGCGGACGCGGTCTGGAACCCCACGACCGCCGCGGTCTTCGCGGTGATCGTCGTGGCCAACATCGCGGTGGCCACGACGGGCCGCTGA
- a CDS encoding DUF4158 domain-containing protein, whose product MSARFLSDEQLERLRSFPDIGREELTKYFTLTPREHGFLDAPGRGPEARLGLAVQLCTLPWLGYIPDDLLEIPQAALLRLANQRLLRDTLAWTQEW is encoded by the coding sequence ATGTCGGCTCGGTTCCTGTCGGATGAGCAGTTGGAGCGTCTGCGGTCGTTCCCGGACATCGGGCGTGAGGAGCTGACGAAGTACTTCACGTTGACGCCGCGCGAGCATGGGTTCCTGGACGCGCCGGGCCGGGGGCCGGAGGCCAGGTTGGGGTTGGCCGTGCAGTTGTGCACGTTGCCCTGGCTCGGTTACATCCCTGACGATCTTCTGGAGATCCCGCAAGCTGCGCTGCTGCGTCTGGCGAACCAGCGTCTCCTACGAGACACCCTCGCCTGGACCCAGGAGTGGTAA
- a CDS encoding transposase — MDAFYRPTPTCPTSRSTYGTKQIVPTTREANCTLDELLGNETDLPIHEHATDTHGATLVNFGLFDLVGKSLTPRIRDLGKITMLRVDDPNTTNTLYPHTGPLLADRWNEDLIAGTWDDMLRMVVVALAAAWWRLPGVVHRVQRDAGQPGPVGSGVRQDLPQGSGRLAADQGEVLRSRGGSGATNKPSISAHSAKRRSHRAPGRASTRVLHDSFVTDTPKSERRAQDDAASPVRRGRASRRRRGWPFRQPGRLPRSLHGRWSTG, encoded by the coding sequence GTGGACGCGTTCTATCGACCTACACCCACGTGTCCGACCAGTCGGTCGACTTACGGCACCAAGCAGATCGTCCCCACCACCCGCGAGGCCAACTGCACCCTGGACGAGCTGCTCGGCAACGAGACAGACTTGCCGATCCACGAGCACGCCACCGACACCCACGGCGCCACCTTGGTGAACTTCGGGCTGTTCGACCTCGTCGGCAAGTCGCTCACCCCGAGAATCCGCGACCTGGGAAAGATCACCATGCTGCGGGTCGACGACCCGAACACCACCAACACCCTCTACCCGCACACCGGGCCGCTGCTGGCCGACCGGTGGAACGAGGACCTGATCGCCGGCACCTGGGACGACATGCTGCGGATGGTGGTCGTAGCGTTGGCAGCCGCGTGGTGGCGGCTGCCGGGGGTCGTGCACCGGGTCCAGCGCGATGCCGGCCAGCCAGGCCCGGTCGGTTCCGGCGTGCGGCAGGACCTCCCGCAGGGCTCCGGTCGGCTCGCAGCCGATCAGGGTGAAGTGCTCCGGAGCCGGGGCGGCTCGGGAGCGACGAACAAGCCGTCGATCTCGGCGCACAGCGCCAAGCGCAGATCCCACCGCGCACCGGGGCGAGCGTCAACGCGTGTACTTCATGACAGCTTCGTTACCGACACCCCGAAGTCCGAACGCCGCGCGCAGGACGACGCCGCCTCGCCCGTCAGACGAGGTCGGGCTTCGCGGCGGCGACGCGGATGGCCGTTTCGTCAGCCCGGAAGGCTCCCTCGTTCTCTGCACGGCCGATGGTCCACAGGTTGA
- a CDS encoding VOC family protein, which produces MDNVGIVVDDLEAAVAFFGELGMELEGKAQIEGIWADQTVGLDGVRCDIAMMRTPDGHSRLELAKYHNPAAISSGPHNPPHNTLGMHRVMFAVDDIEDVVARLRTHGAELVGELARFENSYRLCYVRGPEGIIVALAEQLN; this is translated from the coding sequence ATGGACAACGTCGGCATCGTCGTCGACGATCTCGAGGCCGCGGTCGCGTTCTTCGGTGAACTCGGCATGGAGCTGGAGGGCAAGGCGCAGATCGAGGGCATCTGGGCGGACCAGACCGTCGGACTCGACGGAGTCCGCTGCGACATCGCGATGATGCGGACCCCGGACGGCCACAGCCGACTCGAACTGGCGAAGTACCACAACCCCGCGGCGATCAGCTCCGGACCGCACAACCCGCCGCACAACACCCTGGGCATGCATCGCGTCATGTTCGCCGTCGACGACATCGAGGACGTCGTGGCCCGCCTGCGCACCCACGGCGCCGAACTCGTCGGCGAACTGGCCCGATTCGAGAACAGCTACCGGCTCTGCTACGTCCGCGGCCCCGAAGGCATCATCGTCGCCCTAGCCGAACAGCTCAACTGA
- a CDS encoding tyrosine-type recombinase/integrase has protein sequence MSEKDALVPSAVFSPASGVRPPQTIRLDDGREITAPAPMVESVGAIAGLSPRRARGDGGEVPGADVDLIDALPRDLAWPTVAAWLTAAKSVQTRRARLQDVAAFLRWLDAHAAGIGLLAVSEDTIVGYRETIATGRARAGVRDVGKPLSAASVARRLSTLSSFYRYAMRRAGLRANPADPGFVERPIVSGEGRTPMRTKEEAQGLTSAAASDDFLVRYPADAVCVTLLFMTGMRVGEVTALTVGQLQDDAGHRVLVFARKGGKTARVPIPPALAVLLLPLISGRPSYEPILRTDDGRPWDRWRAYTALRRAATAAGVSSHGLTPHTARATFASLLREAGVPREKVQEAMGHASSTTTQRYERGTATLASHAAYDMERLLDDH, from the coding sequence GTGAGCGAAAAAGACGCCCTGGTCCCGTCCGCGGTCTTCAGCCCGGCGAGCGGGGTGCGCCCCCCGCAGACGATCCGGCTCGACGACGGCCGTGAGATCACCGCGCCCGCGCCGATGGTCGAGAGCGTCGGCGCGATCGCCGGACTGTCACCCCGCAGGGCGCGCGGTGACGGAGGGGAGGTGCCAGGCGCGGACGTGGATCTGATCGACGCCCTGCCGCGGGATCTCGCCTGGCCGACCGTCGCCGCCTGGCTCACCGCGGCCAAATCGGTGCAGACCCGACGGGCGCGGTTGCAGGACGTCGCCGCGTTCCTGCGCTGGCTCGACGCGCACGCAGCGGGTATCGGACTGCTCGCGGTGAGCGAGGACACGATCGTCGGCTACCGGGAGACCATCGCCACCGGGCGGGCGCGCGCGGGCGTCCGCGACGTGGGCAAGCCGCTGAGCGCGGCGAGCGTGGCCCGGCGGCTGTCGACGCTGTCGTCCTTCTACCGGTACGCGATGCGCCGCGCCGGGCTGCGCGCCAACCCCGCCGACCCCGGGTTCGTGGAACGCCCCATCGTGTCGGGAGAAGGCCGCACCCCGATGCGCACGAAGGAAGAAGCACAGGGCCTGACCTCCGCGGCCGCCTCCGACGACTTCCTGGTGCGCTATCCGGCAGACGCCGTCTGCGTCACGCTGCTGTTCATGACGGGCATGCGCGTCGGCGAGGTCACCGCCCTGACCGTCGGCCAGCTCCAGGACGACGCGGGCCACCGCGTCCTGGTCTTCGCCCGCAAAGGCGGCAAGACGGCGCGCGTGCCCATCCCGCCCGCTCTCGCCGTCCTGCTGCTCCCCCTCATCTCCGGCCGCCCGTCCTACGAGCCGATCCTGCGCACCGACGACGGCCGCCCCTGGGACCGGTGGCGCGCCTACACCGCCCTGCGCCGCGCGGCCACCGCCGCGGGCGTCAGCTCCCACGGCCTCACCCCGCACACCGCCCGCGCCACCTTCGCCAGCCTCCTGCGCGAAGCCGGCGTCCCCCGCGAGAAGGTCCAGGAGGCCATGGGCCACGCCTCCTCCACCACCACCCAGCGCTACGAGCGCGGCACCGCCACCCTCGCCTCCCACGCCGCCTACGACATGGAACGCCTCCTCGACGACCACTGA
- a CDS encoding glycoside hydrolase family 16 protein, with the protein MRNQVQRVVVAAGVAVAAVGGTAVVVRGDVPGIALPAAVLGGERGVRLVWSDEFTGKAGAKPAASRWIIETGTPDTGELEYNSRDNVGLDGKGNLVITARKKASHGKKYTSARITTEGKFSTTHGRITARVKSPDGKGLWPAFWMLGADYLSNPWPDCGEIDIMERRGDHKRRAHATIHGPGYSGVGLTKQYKLQPDKKSFSKAFHTFTIDWTAQSIVWKVDGVRVHTVKRSAVPGEWVFDDPFFLVLNLAVGGPFPGSPNTKTPFPAKMLVDYVRVYQFT; encoded by the coding sequence ATGAGGAATCAAGTGCAACGGGTCGTGGTGGCGGCGGGGGTGGCGGTCGCCGCGGTGGGCGGGACGGCCGTGGTCGTGCGGGGGGACGTTCCCGGCATCGCGCTGCCCGCGGCGGTACTGGGCGGCGAGCGCGGGGTGCGACTGGTGTGGAGCGACGAGTTCACGGGGAAGGCCGGGGCGAAGCCTGCCGCGTCGCGGTGGATCATCGAGACGGGGACGCCCGACACGGGGGAACTCGAGTACAACTCGCGTGACAACGTGGGGCTCGACGGCAAGGGGAACCTGGTCATCACGGCGCGGAAGAAGGCGTCGCACGGCAAGAAGTACACGTCGGCGCGGATCACCACCGAGGGCAAGTTCAGCACGACGCACGGGCGGATCACCGCGCGCGTCAAGAGCCCCGACGGCAAGGGGCTGTGGCCCGCCTTCTGGATGCTGGGCGCGGACTACCTGAGCAACCCCTGGCCGGACTGCGGCGAGATCGACATCATGGAGCGCCGCGGCGACCACAAGCGCCGCGCGCACGCCACGATCCACGGCCCCGGCTACTCCGGCGTCGGCCTCACCAAGCAGTACAAGCTGCAGCCGGACAAGAAGTCCTTCAGCAAGGCCTTCCACACCTTCACGATCGACTGGACGGCGCAGAGCATCGTGTGGAAGGTCGACGGGGTCCGCGTGCACACCGTCAAGCGCTCCGCGGTGCCGGGCGAGTGGGTGTTCGACGATCCGTTCTTCCTCGTGCTGAACCTCGCCGTCGGCGGCCCGTTCCCGGGCAGCCCGAACACCAAGACGCCGTTCCCGGCCAAGATGCTGGTCGACTACGTCCGCGTCTACCAGTTCACCTGA